In the genome of Populus nigra chromosome 9, ddPopNigr1.1, whole genome shotgun sequence, one region contains:
- the LOC133703878 gene encoding major allergen Pru ar 1-like, producing the protein MGVITLENEFAVAVAPAKLFKAYCLETDTLLPKILPEHIKSSEIIEGNGGPGTIRKITFAEGKDLSYAKQKIEAIDEENLTYSFSLIEANVWKDAVEKVTYEHKFVPTPEGGSICKRTSTYYIKGDAEIKKDQIKDVYGKKTAGLFKAVEAYFLANPDA; encoded by the exons ATGGGTGTCATCACTTTGGAAAATGAGTTTGCTGTTGCTGTCGCCCCAGCCAAGCTTTTCAAGGCATACTGCCTTGAGACCGACACTCTTTTGCCTAAAATTCTACCAGAGCACATTAAGAGCTCTGAGATAATTGAAGGAAATGGAGGGCCTGGAACCATCAGGAAGATCACTTTTGCTGAAG GAAAAGATCTCAGTTATGCCAAGCAGAAGATTGAGGCAATTGACGAAGAGAACTTGACCTACAGCTTCAGCTTGATTGAAGCCAATGTTTGGAAGGATGCAGTTGAAAAGGTGACATACGAGCACAAGTTCGTGCCAACTCCTGAGGGAGGTTCCATTTGCAAGAGAACCAGCACATACTACATCAAGGGTGATGCTGAGATCAAGAAAGATCAAATCAAGGATGTGTATGGAAAAAAGACAGCAGGCTTGTTCAAGGCTGTTGAAGCCTACTTCTTGGCCAATCCAGATGCCTAA
- the LOC133703894 gene encoding major allergen Pru ar 1-like has protein sequence MGVITLENEFAVAVAPAKLFKAYCLETDTLLPKILPEHIKSSDIIEGNGGPGTIRKITFAEGKELSYAKQKIEAIDEENLTYSFSLIEANVWKDAVEKVTYEHKFVPTPEGGSICKRTSTYYIKGDAEINKDQIKDVYGKKTAGLFKAVEAYFLANPDA, from the exons ATGGGTGTCATCACTTTGGAAAATGAGTTTGCCGTTGCTGTCGCCCCAGCCAAGCTCTTCAAGGCATACTGCCTTGAGACCGACACTCTTCTGCCTAAAATTCTACCAGAGCACATTAAGAGCTCTGATATAATTGAAGGAAATGGAGGGCCTGGAACCATCAGGAAGATCACTTTTGCTGAAG GCAAAGAACTCAGTTATGCCAAGCAGAAGATTGAGGCAATTGACGAAGAGAACTTGACCTACAGCTTCAGCTTGATTGAAGCCAATGTTTGGAAGGATGCAGTTGAAAAGGTGACATACGAGCACAAGTTCGTGCCAACTCCTGAGGGAGGATCCATTTGCAAGAGAACCAGCACATACTACATCAAGGGTGATGCTGAGATCAACAAAGATCAAATCAAGGATGTGTATGGAAAAAAGACAGCGGGCTTGTTCAAGGCTGTTGAAGCCTACTTCTTGGCCAATCCAGATGCCTAA
- the LOC133703898 gene encoding major allergen Pru ar 1-like: MGVITLENEFAVAVAPAKLFKAYCLETDTLLPKILPEHIKSSEIIEGNGGPGTIRKITFAEGKELSYAKQKIEAIDEENLTYSFSLIEANVWKDAVEKVTYEHKFVPTPEGGSICKRTSTYYIKGDAEIKKDQIKDVYGKKTAGLFKAVEAYFLANPDA, encoded by the exons ATGGGTGTCATCACTTTGGAAAATGAGTTTGCTGTTGCTGTCGCCCCAGCCAAGCTTTTCAAGGCATACTGCCTTGAGACCGACACTCTTTTGCCTAAAATTCTACCAGAGCACATTAAGAGCTCTGAGATAATTGAAGGAAATGGAGGGCCAGGAACCATCAGGAAGATCACTTTTGCTGAAG GAAAAGAACTCAGTTATGCCAAGCAGAAGATTGAGGCAATTGACGAAGAGAACTTGACCTACAGCTTCAGCTTGATTGAAGCCAATGTTTGGAAGGATGCAGTTGAAAAGGTGACTTACGAGCACAAGTTCGTGCCAACTCCTGAGGGAGGTTCCATTTGCAAGAGAACCAGCACATACTACATCAAGGGTGATGCTGAGATCAAGAAAGATCAAATCAAGGATGTGTATGGAAAAAAGACAGCAGGCTTGTTCAAGGCTGTTGAAGCCTACTTCTTGGCCAATCCAGATGCCTAA